A section of the Hippea sp. KM1 genome encodes:
- a CDS encoding IS1634 family transposase, producing MTQQKAVIKNMDHLGLIAGMIDELKIKETIDEAIPSSSKSKNPSYGEATKAMILNGLGYVNKQLYLTPLFFKDKPLKRLFGRDVDSSWFNDDALGRTLDKLFEYGVSELYEKIAAKAVKILNLKPSTIHLDSTSFHLDGKYPNQKMKGREEKDYEPTPVFITQGYSRDHHPELNQVVLNLIVEHKAGIPVWMKPADGNQIDAETFANIVKEHINSLRSANDTKTKVIADAALFSSKTMEEFKKNGMLFISRVPSKLKKAKEILRNHNEGEFIQLDENYQAIPYIVDYEGMRQKWVLYKSSYAKSKMDKTIKREYQEKEKQEMKLIEKLQRRRFFCEADAKEVLKEKTSKLECLTITEAKLISKPKYKTKGRPKSDAKPDYYEYYWVIDTKPNKGYIEQKQNQKSGLFILATNDMKLSEKELLDEYKSQQRIERGFRFLKSPEFLSDAMFLKNPKRIEAMLMIMTISLLVYAALEYRIRSELKNKNKTFPNQLGKPIQNPTARWVFENFFAIHLLILNNQEQIVGLEDKHRLILELLGGTYMGFYGINGGRGAE from the coding sequence ATGACACAGCAAAAGGCAGTTATCAAGAACATGGATCACTTAGGACTGATAGCCGGTATGATAGATGAACTGAAGATTAAAGAAACCATAGATGAAGCAATACCATCATCAAGTAAATCAAAGAACCCAAGCTACGGTGAAGCAACAAAGGCAATGATCCTTAACGGTCTTGGTTATGTCAACAAACAGCTCTATCTAACACCACTCTTTTTCAAGGATAAACCGCTAAAGAGGTTATTCGGAAGGGATGTTGATTCTTCGTGGTTCAACGATGATGCACTGGGCAGAACATTAGATAAACTCTTTGAATACGGTGTAAGTGAGCTATATGAGAAAATAGCAGCCAAAGCAGTTAAGATACTGAACCTTAAACCGTCAACCATACACTTAGACAGCACAAGCTTTCATCTTGATGGCAAATATCCTAACCAAAAGATGAAGGGAAGAGAAGAAAAAGACTATGAACCAACCCCAGTCTTTATCACCCAGGGTTACAGCAGAGACCACCACCCAGAGCTCAACCAGGTGGTGCTTAACCTAATAGTGGAACACAAAGCAGGCATTCCTGTGTGGATGAAACCAGCAGATGGCAATCAAATAGATGCAGAGACATTTGCCAATATAGTAAAGGAGCATATCAACTCTTTAAGAAGTGCAAACGATACAAAAACAAAGGTAATAGCCGATGCTGCTCTCTTTAGCTCTAAAACAATGGAGGAGTTTAAAAAGAACGGTATGCTTTTTATCTCAAGGGTTCCATCTAAACTAAAGAAGGCAAAAGAGATACTCAGAAACCACAATGAAGGGGAATTTATCCAGCTTGATGAGAACTATCAAGCTATCCCATATATAGTAGATTATGAGGGAATGAGACAGAAATGGGTTCTGTATAAAAGCAGCTATGCTAAATCAAAAATGGATAAAACGATAAAGAGAGAGTATCAAGAAAAAGAAAAACAGGAAATGAAACTCATTGAGAAACTGCAGAGGAGAAGATTTTTCTGCGAAGCTGACGCAAAAGAGGTACTTAAAGAAAAAACAAGTAAGTTAGAGTGCCTAACCATAACAGAAGCTAAACTCATATCAAAGCCCAAATACAAGACAAAAGGAAGACCAAAATCGGATGCCAAACCGGATTACTATGAATACTACTGGGTTATAGATACCAAACCAAACAAAGGGTACATAGAACAGAAGCAGAACCAAAAGAGTGGTCTTTTTATCCTTGCAACCAATGACATGAAACTATCAGAAAAAGAACTGCTTGATGAGTACAAATCACAACAGAGGATAGAAAGGGGCTTTAGGTTTCTAAAATCACCGGAGTTTCTAAGTGATGCCATGTTTTTGAAAAATCCAAAACGCATTGAAGCAATGCTTATGATAATGACTATATCCTTACTTGTATATGCTGCCTTGGAATACAGAATAAGAAGTGAGCTTAAGAATAAAAACAAGACCTTTCCCAATCAGCTTGGGAAACCCATTCAGAACCCAACAGCAAGGTGGGTGTTTGAGAACTTCTTTGCCATACACCTACTTATTCTAAACAACCAAGAACAAATTGTTGGGTTGGAAGATAAGCATAGGCTAATACTGGAGCTGTTGGGTGGAACTTATATGGGGTTTTATGGTATAAATGGAGGGAGAGGTGCGGAATGA
- a CDS encoding SAVED domain-containing protein produces the protein MNQSLIEKYISTTTQPLDEYHKRLLLNTLSDDNTPHTLKSKIVIFLREHRHQINPKDLAEALGMDSQAAEELLNNDIKEAFFPAVSPNNNDKQELIKLFVIELKNLTLSFKKGIENELKVVEKLTGKHFFVGFYGDFTGKSFLLALSSALICKNDEKLKDYAFTGDLNFEGKVIEVDFLKEKIKAAYPKKLIHPEIIKNLKELDILLNSDTINIPFSIALKQSKKDTTPKQAALTNLYQIAQNTDFELAKRLYDLKDDDFTFYIDGKFLPNRDWEGILRTAYGKIVHLKEKLKDKTCILHLCLLGPATFAFGLGAMVGCKEPFVVYHYTSGEFKVVLDFSKRNLRLLKSPNKNPEHIECEKDTDTQETDILAISIYAASHNPKGDIRKFLKNNFENYILASCEAKDRGNLEESDWAIYVNEIYSHYNKLKEITTKKRLMFFACPVLLAFGLGVAVETFDDIEVYNFEPLETSYFKVFNLASLKV, from the coding sequence ATGAATCAAAGCTTAATAGAAAAATACATTTCAACAACCACTCAGCCGCTTGATGAATACCACAAAAGACTTCTACTAAACACCCTATCGGATGACAACACACCACACACACTAAAAAGCAAGATAGTGATTTTCTTAAGGGAACACAGGCACCAAATAAACCCTAAAGATTTGGCAGAGGCTTTAGGCATGGACTCTCAAGCTGCAGAGGAACTGTTGAATAACGACATTAAAGAGGCGTTCTTTCCTGCTGTAAGCCCAAACAACAACGATAAACAAGAATTGATAAAACTATTCGTCATAGAGCTAAAAAATTTGACCCTCTCATTCAAAAAGGGCATTGAAAATGAGCTTAAAGTGGTCGAAAAATTAACGGGAAAACACTTTTTTGTCGGATTCTACGGCGATTTTACAGGAAAATCCTTCTTACTTGCCTTATCTTCAGCGCTTATTTGTAAAAATGACGAAAAACTAAAAGATTACGCATTCACGGGGGATTTAAATTTTGAGGGCAAGGTAATAGAGGTGGATTTTTTAAAAGAAAAAATAAAAGCCGCTTACCCAAAAAAGCTCATCCATCCAGAAATCATAAAAAACCTAAAAGAGCTCGATATACTCTTAAACTCAGACACAATAAATATCCCCTTTAGCATTGCCTTAAAGCAATCGAAAAAGGATACAACACCAAAACAGGCGGCTTTGACAAACCTCTATCAAATCGCACAAAACACGGATTTTGAGCTTGCCAAACGGCTATACGATTTAAAAGACGACGATTTCACCTTTTATATAGATGGTAAATTCTTACCCAATAGAGACTGGGAAGGCATATTACGAACGGCTTATGGAAAAATCGTGCATCTAAAAGAAAAACTAAAGGACAAAACCTGCATATTGCATTTATGCCTGCTTGGGCCTGCTACATTCGCCTTTGGCCTTGGGGCAATGGTTGGCTGTAAAGAACCTTTTGTTGTTTACCATTACACATCAGGAGAGTTCAAAGTCGTTTTAGACTTCTCCAAAAGGAACTTAAGACTCTTGAAATCGCCTAATAAAAACCCAGAACATATAGAATGCGAAAAGGACACAGATACCCAGGAAACCGACATCCTTGCCATTTCCATTTACGCTGCATCACACAATCCAAAGGGCGACATAAGAAAATTCTTGAAAAATAACTTTGAAAATTACATCCTGGCATCGTGCGAGGCCAAAGATAGGGGCAATTTAGAGGAAAGCGACTGGGCTATCTATGTAAATGAGATCTACTCGCATTACAACAAGCTAAAGGAAATAACAACTAAAAAGAGGTTAATGTTTTTCGCCTGCCCTGTCCTGTTGGCGTTCGGATTGGGTGTTGCTGTTGAAACCTTCGACGATATCGAGGTTTACAATTTCGAACCTTTAGAGACTTCTTACTTCAAGGTCTTTAACTTAGCCAGTCTGAAGGTTTAG